In Cloacibacillus sp., the genomic window TCCGCCGTCGCCCACTGCTCTTTCTGTTTGTAGCGCACTTTTGCCTTCACGCGCAGCGGAGAGGAAATCTCACGGCAGGCGATAAGGTTCAGCCCTGACGCTTCCAGGCTCTTTGAGAAAAGTTCCTCCTGCGGCCCAAGCACCACCGTGTTGTCCGCGCGGCATTTTGCGCAGACGTAGAGCGGCTCGCGCAGTGAAAGGCCCAGACCGCGCCGCTGCCCTATCGTATATTTCACAAAGCCCTTGTGCTCTCCGACCGTATGTCCCGCTTTGTCGACAAAACGCCCCGGTTCAAGCGCGCGTCCCGTGTAGCGTTCGATGAAGGAGGCGTAATCGCCGTCCGGCACGAAGCAGATATCCTGGCTCTCGCTTTTTTTCGCGTTTATGAAGCCGTTTGCAGCGGCTATCTCGCGTACTTCGCTTTTTTTCATCGCGCCAAGCGGCAGCAGCGTATGTTCAAGCTGACGCTGCGTGAGAGAATAGAGCACGTAGCTCTGGTCCTTGTTTTCGTCCGCGCCCTTTTTGAGCAGCCAGCGGCCGGAAGCCGCGTCGCGCTCTATTACGGCATAATGGCCGGTGACGATATGATCTATCTCCATTTCACACGAACGAATGAAAAACTTTTCAAACTTAAGAAACCTGTTGCAGTCGATGCAAGGGTTCGGCGTCTCGCCGCGCTCGTAGGCGTCTACGAAACGCTCTATGACATCGCGCCTGAAATTATCCGAAAAATTAAAGACGTAATAAGGGATATTGAGGCGGTTTGCGACGCTGCGCGCATCTTCCACGTCGTCCAGCGAGCAGCAGCGGCTTTCACCCAAGACGCCTATCTCCTCGTTTGTGAAGAGCTTCATCGTGGCTCCCGCGCAGTCGTATCCGCGCTGCTTTACTAAAAAAGCGGCGACGGAGCTGTCCACCCCGCCGCTCATTGCAATAAGCGCCCTGTTATTCATCTATTTTATAGTTTCAAGCTCCGCGGCGACGCTTTCCTCGCATGAACGCATGGCCTCAAGCGTCTTTTCCAGCAAAGCGTCGAGCTCCCATCCAAGCGCCTCTGCGCCCTGCGTTATTACGTCGCGAGAGCATCCGGCGGCAAACTTTTTATCCTTGTATTTCTTTTTAAGGCTTTTCAGCTCCATGTCCTGCACGCTCTTAGATGGACGCATCAGCGCAGCGGCTCCTATCAGCCCTGTCAGTTCGTCTGCGGCAAAG contains:
- the mnmA gene encoding tRNA 2-thiouridine(34) synthase MnmA — its product is MSGGVDSSVAAFLVKQRGYDCAGATMKLFTNEEIGVLGESRCCSLDDVEDARSVANRLNIPYYVFNFSDNFRRDVIERFVDAYERGETPNPCIDCNRFLKFEKFFIRSCEMEIDHIVTGHYAVIERDAASGRWLLKKGADENKDQSYVLYSLTQRQLEHTLLPLGAMKKSEVREIAAANGFINAKKSESQDICFVPDGDYASFIERYTGRALEPGRFVDKAGHTVGEHKGFVKYTIGQRRGLGLSLREPLYVCAKCRADNTVVLGPQEELFSKSLEASGLNLIACREISSPLRVKAKVRYKQKEQWATAEQTDEGRLCLVFDEPQRAVTPGQAVVMYDGDTVVGGAVIESAK